A single Argentina anserina chromosome 7, drPotAnse1.1, whole genome shotgun sequence DNA region contains:
- the LOC126803844 gene encoding uncharacterized protein LOC126803844, giving the protein MSSGNEATDSQITEQEYNELKQSEDPVTSTFKLGPQRGQTFRTVHKANYISFWQLNSLMVMVVLSASGLVSLQDFAFVVFSIIYLFFLSKFAFPKLTDPMEEPPVFNPESYLVRLGPLFGGVIGIAIPIAYIFEGFIEGDKEGIRAAAPHVFLLASQVFMDGVAFSDRFSTPIRVFVPVFYNSKRIFTLVDWVKREFSKADDQEFGGSASERRLFLGRVLAIVNLVFWTYDLFFFMLPVYLPRAFRKYYAAAKTD; this is encoded by the coding sequence ATGTCATCTGGTAATGAAGCCACTGACTCTCAAATCACAGAGCAAGAGTACAATGAACTCAAACAAAGCGAAGATCCGGTTACTTCGACCTTCAAACTCGGCCCCCAAAGGGGCCAAACCTTCAGAACTGTCCACAAAGCCAACTACATATCCTTTTGGCAGCTCAACAGCCTCATGGTTATGGTAGTCCTCTCCGCCAGTGGCTTAGTTAGCCTTCAAGACTTTGCCTTTGTTGTCTTCTCCATCATCTATCTCTTCTTCCTGTCGAAGTTCGCTTTCCCCAAGCTCACTGATCCTATGGAAGAGCCCCCGGTATTCAACCCCGAAAGCTATCTGGTTCGGCTTGGTCCTCTCTTCGGTGGCGTCATAGGCATTGCCATACCAATTGCTTACATATTTGAAGGGTTTATAGAGGGAGACAAAGAAGGAATCAGGGCTGCCGCGCCCCATGTTTTCCTTCTTGCGAGCCAAGTCTTCATGGATGGAGTGGCTTTTAGTGACAGGTTTTCGACCCCCATAAGGGTTTTCGTGCCGGTTTTCTATAATTCAAAGAGGATTTTCACCCTTGTGGATTGGGTTAAGAGAGAGTTTTCAAAAGCTGATGATCAAGAGTTTGGTGGATCTGCAAGTGAGAGGAGACTGTTTCTTGGGAGAGTTCTTGCTATTGTTAACTTGGTGTTTTGGACTTATgatcttttcttcttcatgttGCCTGTATATCTTCCTAGAGCTTTCAGGAAATATTATGCTGCAGCCAAAACAGATTAA
- the LOC126801970 gene encoding uncharacterized protein LOC126801970 — MSGGVGPTSDISLPKEQEQEFKEHHDPVSSSKLSPKSQKTSQALHSATNRKPGSFSFRQLNALAVIIVLSASGMVSPQDLAFVLFSVAYMYFISKVAFPIQSSIKDPTVFSPQNKILRLYVLVGAIIGLLLPIAYIFEGIFEGDKQGISAASPHVFLLASQVFMEGLAFSDQFSTPIRVFVPVFYNSRRIFTIVEWLSSEFSKNYEDYGGSAKRLYLGRALAIANMAFWSFNLFGFLLPVYLPRAFKKYYSTHKVKEF, encoded by the coding sequence ATGTCAGGTGGAGTTGGTCCAACTAGTGACATTAGCCTTCCCAAAGAACAAGAACAGGAGTTCAAGGAACACCATGACCCTGTTTCTTCCTCTAAACTCAGCCCCAAATCTCAAAAGACCAGCCAAGCCCTACACAGCGCCACTAACCGGAAACCGGGTTCGTTCTCCTTCCGGCAGCTCAATGCCCTCGCCGTCATCATTGTCCTCTCCGCCAGTGGCATGGTAAGCCCTCAAGACCTAGCCTTTGTTCTCTTCTCCGTTGCCTACATGTACTTCATCTCAAAAGTTGCTTTCCCCATCCAATCTTCCATCAAAGACCCTACAGTCTTCAGCCCCCAGAACAAGATCCTACGCCTCTATGTCCTCGTAGGCGCCATCATAGGCCTGCTGCTCCCTATAGCTTACATCTTTGAGGGAATTTTCGAGGGTGACAAGCAAGGAATCAGCGCAGCCTCGCCGCATGTTTTCCTTCTTGCAAGCCAAGTTTTCATGGAAGGGTTGGCTTTCAGTGACCAGTTTTCGACACCAATACGTGTTTTCGTGCCGGTTTTCTACAACTCGAGGAGGATTTTCACTATTGTGGAGTGGCTCTCAAGTGAGTTCTCAAAAAACTACGAAGATTATGGTGGATCGGCTAAGAGATTATACCTCGGCAGAGCTCTTGCTATTGCTAACATGGCTTTTTGGAGCTTCAATCTTTTTGGTTTCTTATTGCCGGTATATCTTCCTAGAGCTTTCAAGAAATATTACTCCACACATAAAGTGAAAGAATTTTGA
- the LOC126801967 gene encoding SKP1-like protein 21, with the protein MSEAVMAVVKPEMKSYIWLQTADGSIQQVEEEVAMFCPMICREILQTGMGSSKNYAISLPQRVNPAVLGLILDYCRFHQVPGRSNKERKTFDEKFIRMDTKKLCELTSAADSLQLKPLVDLTSRALARIIEGKTPEEIRETFHLPDDLTEEEKLEPLRNITDDPRIRLLNRLYARKRKELKEREKLKNVEMEEDRVDQRSVDDLLTFINGGNEDSKGVKTNKSKKKNRRRKDPTKDSSNNVNGDHNKELESLSSAFHDQSYPSSSSNLQDCTAIEFDDGDVDDDLDPAMKEQLDREVEDFARRLNSDWPERMQEILSLGQEGRFTPINANGNGSARRYTSLD; encoded by the exons ATGTCAGAAGCTGTCATGGCGGTAGTCAAACCTGAG ATGAAGTCTTACATCTGGCTACAAACTGCTGATGGGTCAATCCAACAAGTAGAAGAAGAGGTTGCTATGTTTTGTCCCATGATATGCCGTGAAATACTTCAGACAGGCATGGGATCTTCCAAAAACTATGCGATATCACTTCCTCAACGAGTTAATCCTGCTGTTTTGGGTTTGATACTTGATTACTGCCGGTTTCATCAAGTACCAGGTCGCTCTAATAAG GAAcgcaaaacttttgatgagaAATTTATTCGGATGGATACTAAGAAGTTATGCGAGTTGACATCTGCTGCTGACAGCCTACAATTGAAGCCGTTGGTTGATCTCACCAGCCGAGCACTTGCGCGAAttattgaaggaaaaacacctGAAGAAATACGGGAGACATTTCATTTACCTGATGACCTCACTGAG GAGGAGAAGTTGGAACCATTAAGAAACATAACAGATGATCCACGTATCCGGCTTCTTAATCGTTTATACGCAAGAAAGAGGAAAGAattgaaggagagagagaaactgaAG AATGTTGAGATGGAGGAGGACCGTGTTGATCAGCGTTCCGTCGATGATCTCTTGACATTCATTAATGGTGGAAATGAAG ATTCAAAGGGAGTTAAAACCAATAAGAGTAAGAAGAAAAATCGAAGAAGAAAAGATCCCACAAAAGATTCTTCAAACAATGTCAATGGGGACCATAATAAG GAATTGGAATCTCTTTCTTCCGCTTTCCATGATCAATCCTATCCTTCTAGCTCGTCCAACTTGCAAGATTGTACAGCTATTGAGTTTGATGACGGTGATGTTGACGACGATTTAGATCCTGCCATGAAGGAGCAGCTTGACAG GGAAGTAGAGGATTTTGCACGAAGATTGAATTCAGATTGGCCAGAAAGGATGCAAGAAATTTTATCCTTAGGCCAAGAAGGGAGATTTACACCAATAAATGCGAATGGAAATGGTTCTGCACGTAGATATACAA GTTTGGATTAG
- the LOC126801975 gene encoding short-chain dehydrogenase TIC 32, chloroplastic-like, with protein sequence MWLFRRKGPSGFSSSSTAEEVTQGIDATGLTAIVTGASSGIGTETTRVLAMRGAHVIMGVRNMAAAKDVKEVIVKEIPTAKIDAMELDLSSLSSVRKFASHFKSAGHPLNILINNAGIMATPFLLSKDKIELQFATNHVGHFLLTNLLLDTMKKTAISSSKEGRIVNVASEAHRYAYPEGIRFDRINDPSGYSSWAAYGQSKLANILHAKELTKQLKEDGANITANALHPGVIQTNLFRHNNVINGIVNVLGRVLFKNVQQGAATSCYVALHPQAKGVSGEYFADSNISKPRPQAEDEVLAKRLWELSKDLTK encoded by the exons ATGTGGTTGTTTAGAAGAAAAGGCCCTTCTGGATTCTCATCATCTTCCACAGCAGAGGAAGTTACTCAAGGGATCGATGCCACTGGTCTCACTGCCATAGTTACAG GAGCATCTAGTGGCATCGGCACTGAAACCACACGTGTTCTTGCGATGCGTGGTGCCCATGTGATCATGGGAGTGAGGAATATGGCTGCGGCTAAAGATGTGAAAGAAGTTATAGTTAAGGAAATCCCCACTGCCAAAATTGATGCCATGGAGTTAGATCTCAGTTCATTGTCATCTGTGAGGAAATTTGCATCACACTTCAAATCCGCTGGTCATCCTTTAAATATCCTAAT TAACAATGCAGGAATTATGGCGACCCCGTTTTTGCTTTCCAAAGATAAGATTGAACTTCAGTTTGCCACAAACCATGTAG GTCATTTTCTGTTGACAAATCTTCTCTTGGATACTATGAAAAAGACTGCAATTTCAAGTAGCAAAGAAGGGAGAATTGTCAATGTAGCCTCTGAAGCTCACCGGTACGCATATCCTGAAGGAATCCGATTTGATAGAATCAACGATCCATCAGG GTACAGCAGTTGGGCTGCATATGGTCAATCAAAGCTAGCTAACATTTTGCATGCCAAAGAACTTACAAAACAACTCAAG GAAGATGGAGCAAATATAACTGCAAATGCACTTCACCCTGGTGTAATTCAAACTAATCTTTTCCGTCATAACAATGTTATTAATG GGATTGTTAATGTGCTCGGTAGAGTTTTGTTTAAGAATGTTCAGCAG GGAGCAGCAACAAGTTGCTATGTGGCATTGCATCCACAAGCTAAAGGGGTGAGCGGTGAGTATTTCGCAGACAGTAATATTTCCAAGCCAAGACCCCAAGCTGAAGACGAGGTGTTGGCAAAGAGACTCTGGGAACTCAGCAAGGATTTGACTAAATGA
- the LOC126801953 gene encoding mitogen-activated protein kinase kinase kinase YODA-like encodes MPSWWGKSSSKEAKKKSGSKESFIDSLHRKFKFSSESRVNSRSGGSRRPCSDALSEKGSRSPLESRSPSPSKQVARTQSFAERSIAQPLPLPGQHPAHVGRTDSGLCISPKPRSEKSSKLSLFPPLPRPRCIGGRPNCTEFDGDMNTGSVSSDTSVDSEDPANSVHRSPQAIDYETGTRTAAGSPSSVMPKDHSFMVAPVVSREAKQPANISFSNQVSPTSSKRRPLSGHVPNLQVPYQGALWSAPDSSMSSPSRSPMRAFGTEQAVNSAFWAAKTYTDVTIPGSGHGSSPGSGHNSGHNSMGGDMSGQLFWQQSRGSPEYSPVPSPRMTSPGPGSRIHSGAVTPIHPRAGGALNDSQTGWPDDGKQQSHRLPLPPVTISNASPFSHSNSAATSPSVPRSPGRADTPASPGSRWKKGKLLGRGTFGHVYVGFNSESGEMCAMKEVTLFSDDAKSKESAKQLMQEIALLSRLRHPNIVQYYGSESVDDKLYIYLEYVSGGSIFKLLQDYGQFGELAIRSYTQQILSGLAYLHNKNTVHRDIKGANILVDPNGRVKLADFGMAKHITGQSCPFSFKGSPYWMAPEVIKNSSGANLAVDIWSLGCTVLEMATTKPPWSQYEGVAAMFKIGNSKELPAIPDHLLDDGKDFIRQCLQRNPLHRPTAAQLLEHPFVKYAAPLARPILGPEPSDSPAGIGQARNFSNLGSDRLAVHSSRVSKTHHHTSEIHIPRNLSCPVSPIGSPLLYSRSPPHLNGRMSPSPISSPRTTSGSSTPLTSGNGGIPFMHLKQSINLQEGFGGISNSSNGFYGNGLSYHDSSPDMFRGKQPGSHIFSELVPSENDVLANKFGRLAHTEQYNGQSVLADRVSRQLLKDHVKMNRLDLSPKSPLPSRTNGI; translated from the exons ATGCCTTCATGGTGGGGGAAGTCGTCATCCAAAGAAGCAAAGAAGAAGTCAGGGAGCAAGGAaagtttcattgattcatTGCATCGGAAATTCAAGTTTTCATCTGAGAGTAGAGTAAATAGTAGATCCGGAGGGTCTCGAAGACCATGTAGTGATGCCCTTTCAGAAAAGGGGTCTCGATCTCCTCTAGAATCAAGATCTCCTTCACCCTCCAAACAAGTTGCAAGAACTCAAAGTTTTGCTGAAAGGAGTATTGCTCAACCACTTCCACTTCCTGGTCAACATCCTGCTCATGTTGGACGTACAGATTCTGGTCTTTGTATATCACCAAAACCAAGATCGGAGAAAAGCTCGAAGCTATCATTGTTTCCACCTCTCCCAAGACCTCGGTGCATTGGTGGGAGGCCAAATTGTACTGAGTTTGATGGAGATATGAATACTGGTTCAGTTTCTAGTGATACCTCTGTTGATAGTGAAGATCCAGCTAACTCAGTTCACCGTAGCCCTCAGGCAATTGACTATGAAACTGGAACTAGAACTGCAGCAGGCAGTCCTTCAAG TGTGATGCCCAAGGATCACTCTTTCATGGTTGCGCCTGTAGTCTCAAGAGAGGCAAAACAACCAGCCAACATTTCATTCAGCAATCAAGTTTCCCCTACATCGTCTAAACGGAGACCTTTGAGCGGTCATGTGCCAAATCTCCAGGTTCCTTATCAAGGAGCTCTTTGGAGTGCTCCTGACAGCTCCATGTCGAGTCCTTCAAGAAGTCCAATGAGAGCATTTGGAACTGAGCAAGCTGTGAACTCTGCTTTCTGGGCTGCAAAAACATATACAGATGTCACCATTCCGGGATCTGGCCACGGCTCCAGTCCAGGTTCTGGTCACAATTCTGGACATAATTCAATGGGAGGGGATATGTCGGGACAGTTATTTTGGCAGCAAAGCAGGGGTAGCCCTGAGTATTCTCCAGTTCCTAGTCCCAGAATGACAAGCCCTGGCCCAGGTTCAAGAATCCATAGTGGTGCTGTTACACCTATTCATCCTAGAGCTGGTGGGGCGCTCAATGATTCACAGACAGGCTGGCCTGATGATGGGAAACAACAAAGTCACCGTTTGCCTCTTCCTCCAGTTACGATTTCAAATGCATCACCATTTTCTCATTCGAATTCAGCAGCCACATCTCCTTCTGTGCCACGAAGTCCTGGACGGGCAGACACTCCAGCAAGCCCTGGTTCTCGGTGGAAAAAGGGAAAGCTGCTGGGTAGAGGCACATTTGGACATGTTTATGTTGGATTTAACAG TGAAAGTGGTGAAATGTGTGCAATGAAGGAGGTCACATTATTTTCTGATGATGCAAAATCTAAGGAAAGTGCCAAGCAATTGATGCAG GAAattgctttgttgagccgttTACGGCATCCAAACATAGTGCAGTATTATGGGTCTGAATCA GTTGATGACAAGCTGTACATATATTTGGAGTATGTATCTGGTGGTTCTATATTTAAACTTCTCCAAGACTATGGGCAGTTTGGCGAACTTGCAATTCGTAGTTATACTCAACAAATCTTGTCAGGGCTTGCATATCTGCATAATAAAAATACCGTCCACAG GGATATTAAAGGAGCAAATATTCTTGTAGACCCAAATGGCCGTGTCAAGTTGGCAGATTTTGGGATGGCAAAGCAT ATTACCGGGCAGTCATGTCCCTTCTCATTTAAGGGAAGTCCTTACTGGATGGCTCCTGAG GTTATAAAAAACTCAAGTGGTGCCAACCTTGCTGTGGATATATGGAGCCTTGGTTGCACTGTTTTGGAAATGGCTACCACGAAACCACCTTGGAGCCAGTACGAAGGG GTTGCTGCCATGTTTAAGATTGGAAACAGCAAAGAACTGCCAGCAATTCCAGATCACCTCTTGGATGATGGAAAAGATTTCATAAGGCAATGTTTGCAGCGAAACCCACTTCATCGTCCTACTGCTGCTCAGCTCTTGGAGCATCCTTTTGTGAAATATGCAGCACCTTTGGCAAGACCTATTTTGGGCCCTGAGCCTTCTGATTCTCCCGCT GGCATTGGACAAGCAAGAAATTTCTCCAATTTGGGTTCAGATAGGCTTGCAGTTCACTCGTCTAGAGTTTCAAAAACTCATCACCATACCAG TGAGATTCATATTCCAAGGAACTTATCGTGCCCCGTGTCACCCATCGGAAGCCCTCTATTGTATTCCAGATCACCACCTCACTTAAATGGAAGAATGTCACCATCTCCTATATCTAGCCCGCGGACCACTTCAGGCTCATCCACGCCTCTCACAAGTGGCAATGGTGGCATTCCCTTTATGCACCTTAAACAGTCTATAAATTTGCAAGAGGGTTTTGGAGGTATTTCAAATTCATCCAATGGTTTCTATGGTAATGGGCTCTCCTATCATGATTCATCTCCTGACATGTTTCGGGGGAAGCAACCAGGGTCTCACATCTTCTCAGAACTGGTGCCTTCTGAAAATGATGTTCTTGCAAATAAGTTTGGAAGGCTTGCACATACAGAGCAGTACAATGGACAGTCAGTTTTGGCTGATCGAGTGTCTCGGCAACTCCTTAAGGATCATGTTAAGATGAACAGACTGGATCTAAGTCCCAAGTCTCCTTTACCTAGCCGGACAAACGGTATCTGA